The Caldicellulosiruptor changbaiensis genome has a segment encoding these proteins:
- the uvrB gene encoding excinuclease ABC subunit UvrB — protein MKKFKLVSDFKPTGDQPKAIEMLTEGILKGEKFQTLLGVTGSGKTFTMAKVIENVQRPTLVLAHNKTLAAQLCSEFREFFPENAVEFFVSYYDYYQPEAYIPETDTYIEKDSSINDEIDKLRHSATSALFERRDVIIVASVSCIYSLGSPEDYLNLTLSLRPGMIKDRDEVIRELIRMQYERNDIDFRRGRFRVRGDVLEIFPASNTDRAIRVEFFGDEIERITEFDVLTGEVIGRRNHVAIFPASHYVTTSEKLKRAIKSIEEELEQRLQELRSMGKLVEAQRLEQRTRYDIEMLQEMGFCKGIENYSRHLTGRPPGSPPYTLLDYFPKDFIMFIDESHVTIPQLRAMYNGDKARKDALVEYGFRLPSAYDNRPLTFEEFEEKLNQVIFVSATPGPYELKKSSRVVEQIIRPTGLVDPEIEVHPVKGQIDHLIGEIRKRVEKNQRVLITTLTKKMAESLTDYLKDVGIRVRYMHSDIDTIERMQIIRDLRLGKFDVLVGINLLREGLDLPEVSLVAILDADKEGFLRSETSLIQTIGRAARNVDGKVIMYADRITKAMQKAIDETNRRRKIQIEYNQKHGIVPQTVRKGIRQIIEATISVAEEEEKYESIEKDIVQNMSKQEIEEYIKELEQQMKRFAIELEFEKAAKIRDKIFELKKLL, from the coding sequence ATGAAAAAGTTTAAGCTTGTTTCAGACTTTAAGCCAACAGGTGACCAACCAAAAGCTATCGAAATGCTCACTGAAGGAATTTTAAAAGGTGAAAAGTTTCAGACACTGCTTGGTGTTACTGGTTCAGGAAAGACATTTACAATGGCTAAAGTAATAGAAAATGTACAAAGACCCACATTGGTTTTAGCTCATAATAAAACACTGGCTGCTCAACTTTGCAGTGAGTTTAGGGAGTTCTTTCCTGAAAACGCTGTAGAGTTTTTTGTAAGCTATTACGATTATTACCAGCCAGAAGCTTATATACCTGAGACAGACACGTATATTGAAAAGGATTCGTCCATCAATGATGAAATAGATAAACTTCGACACTCTGCAACATCTGCCTTGTTTGAAAGAAGAGATGTAATAATTGTAGCAAGTGTCTCATGTATTTACAGCTTAGGTAGTCCAGAAGACTATTTAAATTTAACGTTATCATTAAGACCCGGGATGATAAAAGATAGAGATGAGGTAATAAGAGAACTCATTAGAATGCAGTATGAGAGAAATGATATTGATTTTAGAAGAGGCAGGTTCAGAGTACGAGGTGATGTACTTGAGATATTTCCTGCATCAAATACTGACAGAGCAATTAGGGTAGAGTTCTTTGGAGATGAGATAGAAAGAATTACAGAGTTTGACGTTTTGACTGGTGAGGTAATTGGGAGAAGAAACCATGTTGCAATATTTCCTGCATCGCACTATGTCACAACCTCAGAAAAGCTCAAAAGGGCAATTAAGAGTATAGAAGAGGAGCTTGAACAAAGGCTTCAAGAGCTCAGGAGCATGGGCAAGCTTGTTGAAGCGCAAAGGCTTGAACAAAGGACGCGATATGACATAGAGATGCTTCAGGAAATGGGATTTTGCAAAGGAATAGAAAACTACTCAAGACATTTAACAGGAAGACCTCCCGGTAGTCCACCTTATACCTTACTTGATTATTTTCCAAAAGACTTTATAATGTTCATTGATGAGTCGCATGTTACAATTCCTCAGTTAAGAGCTATGTATAATGGAGACAAGGCAAGAAAAGATGCGCTTGTAGAATATGGTTTTAGACTTCCATCTGCATATGACAACCGCCCACTTACCTTTGAAGAGTTTGAAGAGAAGCTCAACCAGGTTATATTTGTAAGCGCAACACCTGGTCCTTATGAGCTCAAGAAATCGTCAAGAGTGGTTGAACAAATTATAAGACCCACAGGGCTTGTTGACCCTGAAATTGAGGTACATCCTGTCAAAGGCCAAATTGACCATTTGATTGGCGAGATAAGAAAAAGAGTAGAGAAGAACCAAAGAGTTTTGATTACAACACTTACAAAGAAGATGGCAGAAAGCCTCACAGATTACTTAAAAGATGTAGGAATAAGAGTAAGGTATATGCACTCGGATATTGACACAATAGAGCGCATGCAGATAATAAGGGATTTGAGACTTGGCAAGTTTGACGTTTTAGTAGGAATAAACTTGCTTCGTGAAGGACTTGATTTGCCAGAAGTATCACTTGTTGCCATTTTAGATGCTGACAAAGAAGGGTTCTTGCGCTCAGAAACTTCTCTTATTCAGACAATTGGACGAGCTGCACGAAATGTTGATGGTAAAGTGATTATGTATGCTGACAGGATTACTAAGGCTATGCAAAAGGCTATTGATGAGACAAATAGACGAAGAAAAATTCAGATAGAGTACAACCAAAAGCATGGAATAGTGCCTCAAACTGTCAGAAAAGGGATACGGCAGATTATTGAAGCAACTATCTCTGTTGCTGAAGAGGAAGAAAAGTATGAGAGCATAGAAAAGGATATTGTACAGAACATGTCTAAACAGGAAATAGAAGAGTATATAAAAGAGCTTGAACAGCAGATGAAAAGGTTTGCTATAGAACTTGAATTTGAAAAAGCGGCTAAGATAAGAGATAAAATATTTGAACTAAAGAAGTTGCTTTAA
- the uvrA gene encoding excinuclease ABC subunit UvrA produces the protein MSKEYIVIKGAKEHNLKNVDLKLPRDKLIVFTGLSGSGKSSLAFDTIYAEGQRRYIESLSSYARQFLGMMEKPDVDHIEGLSPAISIDQKTTSKNPRSTVGTITEIYDYLRLMFARVGKPHCYICGKPISQQTVDQMVDEIMKLKNGTKIQVMSPIVRGRKGEYQKQFEELIKSGFARVRVDGVIYELEEEIKLDKNKKHNIDVIVDRLVIKEGIESRLTGSIETALELSGGIVTIDIVGDREIVFSQNFACVDCGVSFEEITPRLFSFNTPYGACPTCMGLGYLQKVDPDLLIPDKSIPIGQVAINGWNFSETNSYARMVLESLAKEYNFSLNTPVNKLDKKILDIFLYGTGEEKIKIYTPRGIYYAKYEGLVNNLERRYKETQSEYVKQEIEEYMSTFTCPDCLGKRLKKEALSVLIEGKSIADVADMTILEAKGFLQSLNLQGKDRVIAAPILKEILARLDFLIDVGLDYLTLSRSAGTLSGGEAQRIRLATQIGSGLVGVLYILDEPSIGLHQRDNHRLIKTLQKLRDLGNTLIVVEHDEDTIRAADYIVDIGPGAGEHGGRIVAAGTLEDIISCEESITGQYLSGKKKIEIPQERRKPDGRWLTIKGACENNLKNIDVSFPVGLFTCVTGVSGSGKSTLVNEILYKAASSILNKSKEKPGKYKEIIGLEHFDKVINIDQSPIGRTPRSNPATYTGVFDFIREIFAQTPEAKMRGYKAGRFSFNLKGGRCEACGGDGIIKIEMHFLPDVYVPCEVCKGKRYNRETLEVKYKDKTIADVLEMTVEEALEFFKNIPRIKAKLQTLYDVGLGYIKLGQPSTTLSGGEAQRVKLATELSKRATGRTLYILDEPTTGLHMDDVNKLINVLQRLVDMGNTVIVIEHNLDVIKVADYIIDLGPEGGDRGGEVVIAGSPEEVAMCERSYTGMFLKEILKDRIYAKK, from the coding sequence ATGTCGAAAGAATATATTGTAATAAAAGGTGCAAAGGAGCACAACCTGAAAAATGTTGACTTGAAACTGCCTCGTGACAAACTAATAGTCTTTACAGGTCTTTCAGGTTCAGGAAAATCATCTTTGGCTTTTGACACTATCTATGCAGAGGGACAAAGAAGATATATTGAGTCATTGTCATCATATGCAAGACAGTTTTTGGGTATGATGGAAAAACCAGATGTAGATCACATAGAGGGACTATCGCCGGCTATATCTATTGACCAAAAGACAACCTCAAAAAATCCTCGTTCAACAGTTGGTACAATTACAGAAATTTATGACTATTTAAGACTTATGTTTGCGAGAGTTGGAAAACCTCACTGTTATATTTGTGGTAAGCCAATATCACAGCAGACAGTTGACCAGATGGTAGACGAAATAATGAAACTTAAAAATGGGACAAAAATTCAGGTCATGTCGCCTATTGTAAGAGGTAGGAAAGGGGAGTACCAAAAACAGTTTGAAGAGCTTATAAAGAGCGGGTTTGCACGAGTGAGAGTTGATGGTGTAATCTATGAGCTTGAAGAGGAGATAAAGCTTGATAAGAACAAAAAGCACAACATTGATGTTATTGTTGACAGGCTCGTCATCAAAGAAGGAATAGAGTCAAGACTTACAGGTTCGATTGAGACAGCGTTAGAACTCTCAGGCGGAATTGTGACTATTGATATTGTTGGCGACAGAGAAATTGTATTTTCACAAAACTTTGCATGTGTGGATTGTGGAGTTTCGTTTGAAGAGATAACTCCACGTCTTTTTTCTTTTAATACCCCTTATGGTGCGTGCCCAACATGTATGGGGCTTGGGTACTTGCAAAAGGTTGATCCTGACCTTTTAATTCCTGACAAGTCGATACCTATAGGTCAGGTTGCTATAAATGGATGGAATTTTAGTGAAACAAATTCATATGCCAGAATGGTTTTAGAGTCATTAGCAAAAGAGTACAATTTTAGCTTAAACACTCCTGTAAATAAACTTGACAAAAAGATTCTTGACATCTTTTTATATGGAACAGGAGAAGAGAAGATAAAGATTTACACCCCACGAGGGATTTATTATGCAAAGTATGAAGGACTTGTAAATAATCTTGAGAGAAGGTATAAAGAGACCCAGTCAGAATATGTAAAACAAGAAATTGAAGAATACATGAGCACATTTACGTGTCCTGACTGTTTAGGAAAGAGACTGAAAAAAGAGGCATTGTCAGTATTAATTGAAGGAAAGTCAATAGCAGATGTTGCTGATATGACAATCTTAGAGGCAAAAGGATTTCTACAAAGCCTAAATCTGCAGGGCAAGGATAGGGTTATTGCAGCGCCCATTTTGAAAGAAATTTTAGCAAGACTTGACTTTTTGATAGATGTTGGACTTGACTATCTGACACTTTCACGTTCAGCCGGTACTCTTTCGGGTGGAGAAGCACAGAGAATAAGACTTGCAACACAGATTGGTTCTGGACTTGTAGGAGTTTTGTATATCCTTGATGAGCCAAGTATTGGTCTTCATCAACGTGACAACCACAGACTTATAAAAACATTGCAAAAACTTAGAGACTTAGGTAATACGTTGATTGTTGTTGAGCATGATGAGGATACAATTAGAGCTGCTGATTATATAGTTGACATAGGACCAGGAGCAGGGGAGCATGGTGGTAGAATTGTTGCAGCTGGTACATTAGAAGATATAATTTCCTGTGAAGAGTCCATTACAGGACAGTATCTTTCTGGTAAAAAGAAGATAGAGATTCCTCAAGAGAGAAGAAAACCTGATGGTAGATGGCTTACAATAAAAGGAGCTTGTGAGAACAATCTAAAAAACATTGATGTCAGTTTTCCTGTAGGGCTTTTTACGTGTGTGACAGGAGTTTCAGGGTCTGGTAAAAGCACGCTGGTAAACGAGATACTTTACAAGGCAGCAAGTTCAATACTAAATAAATCTAAGGAAAAGCCTGGCAAGTACAAAGAAATAATTGGTCTTGAGCATTTTGACAAGGTAATCAACATAGACCAGTCGCCAATTGGAAGAACTCCACGTTCTAATCCTGCAACTTATACAGGTGTTTTTGACTTTATAAGAGAGATATTTGCTCAAACACCTGAGGCAAAAATGCGAGGATATAAGGCAGGAAGGTTTAGTTTTAATCTCAAAGGCGGAAGATGCGAGGCTTGTGGTGGAGACGGAATCATAAAGATTGAGATGCACTTTTTGCCAGATGTATATGTCCCTTGTGAGGTGTGCAAAGGTAAAAGATACAATAGAGAAACATTAGAGGTAAAATACAAAGACAAAACAATAGCTGATGTTTTAGAGATGACTGTTGAAGAAGCACTTGAATTTTTCAAAAACATTCCACGGATTAAGGCAAAACTTCAGACACTTTATGATGTTGGACTTGGCTACATCAAACTTGGCCAGCCATCTACAACACTTTCTGGTGGGGAGGCACAAAGGGTAAAGCTTGCAACAGAGCTTTCTAAAAGAGCAACAGGTAGAACATTGTACATCTTAGATGAACCCACAACTGGACTTCATATGGATGATGTAAACAAGCTCATAAACGTATTGCAGCGGCTTGTAGATATGGGTAACACAGTTATTGTGATTGAACATAATTTGGATGTTATAAAAGTTGCTGACTATATAATTGATTTGGGACCAGAGGGTGGAGACAGAGGTGGTGAGGTTGTGATTGCTGGTTCACCGGAAGAGGTTGCAATGTGCGAAAGGTCATACACAGGCATGTTTTTGAAAGAGATTTTAAAAGACAGGATATATGCAAAAAAATAA
- a CDS encoding NAD(P)/FAD-dependent oxidoreductase yields the protein MEKFDVLIIGCGIAGLTVAEEIRKEDSNLSIGILSNEKVLPYYRLKLPYYIYNPIDEKFFIKPQNWFEDNNIKIYLNSPVIEVDFNNKIVFGSDKKIGYKKLVIASGAKPYNGDDVVDIRARDKVFSLRTYEDLLRLKEIIPRVPEVAIIGAGLLGLELASTLEGKSVFLIEIAERLLPKQLDEVGALLFEEEIKRKGINIIFDSKVEKIEKTNNKLVIFLSNNKEILSDIVIFSAGVVPNTDFVNDKRILSPRKGIGVNTRMQTSIEDVFACGDAAYLDNQNPGTWAFAVESGKVVGKNILGQNIEYQRKLIPYFLKAFGMEIVSAGNINDVKDSNLFECLNKEKMVYKKFVVKNKRLIGYLLINDTKTHSQINKFVGQEVDPKWIEKYLEIK from the coding sequence ATGGAAAAGTTTGACGTGTTGATTATTGGTTGCGGAATCGCTGGATTAACTGTTGCGGAAGAAATACGAAAAGAGGATTCTAATCTTTCGATAGGCATTTTAAGCAATGAAAAGGTCCTGCCTTATTACAGATTAAAACTACCTTACTATATCTACAATCCTATTGATGAGAAATTCTTTATAAAACCACAAAACTGGTTTGAAGATAACAACATAAAAATTTATCTAAACTCGCCTGTGATCGAGGTTGATTTTAACAACAAGATTGTGTTTGGGTCAGACAAGAAAATAGGGTATAAAAAACTTGTAATTGCCTCTGGTGCCAAGCCATATAACGGCGATGATGTGGTTGATATCAGAGCAAGAGATAAAGTTTTTTCTTTGAGGACCTACGAAGACCTTCTACGATTGAAAGAAATCATTCCCCGAGTCCCTGAAGTTGCCATTATAGGCGCAGGGCTTTTGGGATTAGAACTTGCTTCAACACTGGAAGGTAAAAGTGTATTTCTAATTGAAATAGCAGAACGACTTTTACCTAAACAATTAGATGAAGTAGGTGCTTTGCTTTTTGAAGAAGAGATAAAAAGAAAGGGAATAAATATAATTTTTGATAGCAAAGTTGAAAAAATAGAAAAAACAAACAACAAGTTGGTAATCTTTCTTTCAAATAATAAAGAGATTTTATCTGACATTGTAATTTTTTCAGCAGGTGTTGTGCCAAATACAGATTTTGTAAATGATAAACGAATACTGAGTCCCAGAAAAGGCATTGGAGTAAATACCAGAATGCAAACCTCAATAGAGGATGTGTTTGCATGTGGAGATGCAGCCTATCTTGACAATCAAAATCCTGGCACATGGGCATTTGCAGTTGAAAGTGGCAAGGTGGTTGGCAAAAACATTCTTGGACAGAATATTGAATATCAAAGAAAACTTATACCATATTTTCTGAAAGCATTTGGAATGGAAATAGTCTCTGCTGGTAACATAAACGATGTAAAAGATTCAAATCTATTTGAGTGTCTTAACAAAGAAAAGATGGTTTATAAAAAATTTGTGGTCAAAAACAAAAGATTAATCGGGTACTTGCTCATAAATGACACAAAAACGCACAGTCAAATAAACAAGTTTGTGGGTCAGGAAGTTGACCCAAAATGGATAGAAAAATATCTTGAGATAAAATAA
- a CDS encoding FprA family A-type flavoprotein: MYTKLKENIYSVGVQDPNLRIFDIVMYTKYGTTYNSYLVIGSEKVALIENVKYKFFDQFLDNIKEIIDPAKIDYLIVNHTEPDHSGSIERLLEINPKIKVFGSSSAMRFLKKISNKSFDSQVVNDGDQISLGNKTLKFISAPFLHWPDSIYTYLIEDSILFTCDSFGCHYSTENLDINWVMDNDKEGFMDAYKYYYDVIMSPFKSYVLQAIEKIKDLRIDIIATGHGPILTNYKDELIGLYKSWSEELLKEPEKPYVVIVYVSAYGYTEMLAKKISEAIVQSGIDVLLYNAIEHKIEDILEKIYMAKGVLFGSPTINSDALLPIYEILIRLNPIVHGGKIAAAFGSYGWSGEAVSNIETRLKQLRFKVVEPGLKVNFKPNEEELKKAYEFGILFAEKIKE, from the coding sequence ATGTACACAAAATTAAAAGAGAATATATACTCAGTAGGAGTACAAGATCCAAATCTTCGTATTTTTGACATTGTAATGTACACAAAATATGGAACAACATATAACTCTTATCTCGTAATTGGCTCTGAAAAAGTTGCACTTATTGAAAATGTGAAGTATAAATTTTTTGACCAGTTTTTAGACAATATTAAAGAGATAATTGACCCTGCAAAGATAGACTATCTCATAGTAAATCACACAGAACCGGACCACTCTGGTTCAATTGAAAGACTGCTTGAGATAAACCCGAAGATAAAAGTATTTGGTAGCAGCTCTGCCATGAGGTTTTTGAAGAAGATTTCAAACAAGAGTTTTGATTCTCAAGTTGTAAACGATGGTGACCAAATATCCTTGGGTAACAAGACATTGAAATTTATTTCTGCTCCATTTTTACACTGGCCTGATTCAATTTACACCTATCTTATAGAAGATAGTATACTCTTTACTTGTGATTCTTTTGGCTGTCATTATAGTACCGAAAATCTTGACATCAACTGGGTAATGGATAATGACAAAGAAGGATTTATGGATGCATACAAGTACTATTACGATGTAATTATGTCGCCATTTAAAAGCTATGTCCTTCAGGCAATTGAAAAGATAAAAGACCTAAGGATTGACATCATAGCAACAGGCCACGGTCCAATCTTGACAAATTACAAGGATGAACTTATAGGTTTGTATAAATCGTGGTCAGAAGAGCTTCTAAAAGAACCAGAAAAGCCTTATGTGGTTATTGTCTATGTTTCGGCATATGGATACACTGAAATGCTTGCCAAAAAGATTTCTGAAGCAATCGTTCAAAGCGGTATAGATGTGTTGTTGTACAATGCAATTGAGCACAAAATAGAAGATATATTGGAAAAGATATACATGGCAAAAGGTGTGCTGTTTGGCTCACCTACCATAAACTCAGATGCTCTTTTACCAATATATGAAATATTGATAAGGCTAAACCCCATAGTTCATGGAGGGAAAATTGCTGCTGCTTTTGGATCATATGGCTGGAGTGGAGAAGCTGTCTCAAACATTGAAACACGGTTAAAACAGTTAAGGTTCAAAGTAGTTGAACCAGGGCTCAAGGTAAATTTCAAACCCAATGAGGAGGAATTAAAAAAGGCGTACGAATTTGGTATACTATTTGCTGAAAAGATAAAAGAGTAA